CGAATAAATTTCTGGGTCGGCTTGAAACTGAACTTCAACAAAGTAAATCGGGTTTTGTTCTCCTTGTGTAGGTAGAAAAACTCCATCTATGCGGAATGCAGTTTGCTTAATTTCAATTGAGGAGAAATTATAGGCGTCTGCTGTTTGCGGTGAGTTGCCAATTAATTCAAAAAAGATACTGGGAAATTCTTGAAAAAGGCGATAGAAGATGCTGTCAGTTTTCACGCTCGATAATTTGCTGGGATTTGCGCTTTTGCAATTTTACTGCGTGGTGGATAGGGAGATGACAAGCGATCGCCCAAGGAACGCTGGCAGAGACAATCACACCTAAGCAGATGTTCCTCACCTTGCATTTTTGATTAGATTAGCAATAAATAGACTATCTCAAGGACAGTTATGACTTCTTTTGAACCGTCAGTTGAGGATTTAGTGCTAGTTGCTGGCGCTACTGGTGGAGTGGGACAACTCGTAGTAGGCAAGCTACTAGAGAAAGGTTTTAAAGTCCGTGTTCTGACACGGAATGCAGCAAAAGCCAAAGAAATGTTTAATAACAGAGTGGAAATTGCCGTCGGAGACATCCGCCAGCCGAATACACTCCCCGCAGCAACGCAGAATGTCACCTACATCATCTGTTCTACTGGAACTACAGCCTTTCCTTCTAGTAGATGGGACTTTGATGAACCTCCTAACTTGATTGAATGGGCGACGATTTTTCTTAATCCCAAATCTAGTAGTGCAAAGGCAAAGAATAGTCCAGCAGATATTGATGCTAAAGGTGTCAGCAATTTAGTAACAGCAGCACCTTTGAATCTAAAGCGGTTCGTTTTTGTCTCTTCCTGCGGCATTCTACGTAAGGATAAGTTTCCTTTTAGCATTCTCAATGGGTTCGGTGTGCTTGATGCGAAACAGAAGGGCGAGGAAGCAATCATCAGT
This region of Nostoc sp. UHCC 0302 genomic DNA includes:
- a CDS encoding SDR family oxidoreductase, which translates into the protein MTSFEPSVEDLVLVAGATGGVGQLVVGKLLEKGFKVRVLTRNAAKAKEMFNNRVEIAVGDIRQPNTLPAATQNVTYIICSTGTTAFPSSRWDFDEPPNLIEWATIFLNPKSSSAKAKNSPADIDAKGVSNLVTAAPLNLKRFVFVSSCGILRKDKFPFSILNGFGVLDAKQKGEEAIISSGLPYTIIRPGRLIDGPYTSYDLNTLLKAKTGGQSGVVLGTGDTLSGDASRIDVAAACVESIVNPTTSGKIFEIVNQGTRPPVIEWERLFSQIGSGD